A region from the Arachis ipaensis cultivar K30076 chromosome B01, Araip1.1, whole genome shotgun sequence genome encodes:
- the LOC107607301 gene encoding uncharacterized protein LOC107607301 → MAIRGQGRSYIRRDYEVNLSMDNHAELVAAMTNLSNTIQAGTAMATHALRWIRPSVKNKNVKGVEDSLGGVLRTLVAFLKVDLSAFNGSTNPTEADNWFKVVEGALQTQQVPNNQFVEYAAYQLVGEAQHWWQRECRFLQLQNMNILCELFRTAFYKKYFHESVREARELELMQLKQGSMSVAEYTSKFEELCRFSRVCRGAPESYEGWKCKRYKGGLSENIMNAVTPLEIRIFSELVDKATIVEDYAKEAALMRDEHGGTSSRGRGKYVLSRGQNFKNGRHAPQQSQV, encoded by the coding sequence ATGGCTATTCGCGGACAAGGTCGATCATATATACGGAGAGATTATGAGGTTAACCTGTCGATGGATAATCATGCTGAACTCGTGGCGGCGATGACTAACTTGTCTAACACGATTCAAGCGGGAACTGCTATGGCTACTCATGCTTTGCGATGGATAAGGCCATCAGTCAAAAACAAAAATGTAAAGGGTGTGGAGGACAGCTTAGGTGGTGTTCTGAGAACTCTAGTTGCTTTTCTGAAAGTTGACCTGTCGGCTTTCAATGGATCAACAAATCCTACTGAAGCAGACAACTGGTTCAAAGTTGTGGAGGGTGCATTACAGACTCAGCAAGTCCCGAATAATCAGTTCGTGGAATATGCAGCTTATCAATTAGTGGGAGAAGCTCAGCATTGGTGGCAAAGAGAGTGTCGATTTTTGCAACTACAAAATATGAATATTCTGTGCGAGCTATTTCGGACTGCTTTCTACAAGAAGTATTTTCATGAATCGGTAAGGGAGGCCAGAGAGTtagagcttatgcagctgaagcaaggttcaaTGTCTGTGGCTGAGTATACGAGTAAGTTCGAGGAGCTCTGTAGGTTCTCAAGGGTATGTCGAGGAGCCCCTGAGTCCTATGAGGGTTGGAAGTGTAAAAGATACAAAGGAGGTCTGAGTGAAAATATTATGAATGCTGTGACTCCATTAGAGATTAGAATATTTTCTGAATTAGTGGACAAGGCAACAATTGTTGAAGATTATGCCAAGGAGGCGGCTTTGATGAGAGATGAGCATGGCGGTACTAGTAGCAGGGGTCGTGGAAAGTATGTTCTATCAAGAGGCCAGAACTTCAAGAACGGTAGACATGCCCCTCAGCAATCCCAAGTTTAA